One window from the genome of Mustela lutreola isolate mMusLut2 chromosome 11, mMusLut2.pri, whole genome shotgun sequence encodes:
- the ATP6V0A2 gene encoding V-type proton ATPase 116 kDa subunit a 2 isoform X2, protein MKAIYHMLNMCSFDVTNKCLIAEVWCPEADLHDLRRALEDGSRESGATIPSFMNTIPTKETPPTLIRTNKFTEGFQNIVDAYGVGSYREVNPAVFTIVTFPFLFAVMFGDFGHGFVMFLFALLLVLNENHPRLKQSQEIMRMFFNGRYILLLMGLFSVYTGLIYNDCFSKSVNLFGSGWNVSAMYSSSHGPAERRRTVLWNDSVVRRSRVLQLDPSVPGVFQGPYPLGIDPIWNLATNRLTFLNSFKMKMSVILGIIHMTFGVILGIFNHLHFRKKFNIYLVSVPELLFMLCIFGYLIFMIVYKWLVYSAETSRVAPSILIEFINMFLFPASETNGLYAGQEHVQRLLLAVTALSVPVLFLGKPLFLLWLHNGRSCFGVSRSGYTLIRKDSEEEVSLLGSQDIEEGNNQMEDGCREMTCEEFNFGEILMTQVIHSIEYCLGCISNTASYLRLWALSLAHAQLSDVLWTMLVRVGLRVDTTYGVLLLLPVIALFAVLTIFILLIMEGLSAFLHAIRLHWVEFQNKFYVGAGTKFVPFSFRLLSSKFSDDVA, encoded by the exons ATGAAGGCCATTTACCACATGCTGAACATGTGCAGCTTCGACGTGACCAACAAGTGCCTCATCGCCGAGGTCTGGTGTCCCGAGGCTGACCTGCACGACCTGCGCCGGGCGCTCGAGGACGGCTCG AGAGAGAGCGGTGCTACGATCCCCTCGTTCATGAACACGATCCCAACAAAAGAAACACCCCCAACTCTCATCCGCACCAACAAGTTCACCGAGGGGTTTCAGAACATCGTGGACGCCTACGGAGTTGGGAGCTACAGAGAGGTGAACCCAG CTGTCTTCACCATCGTCACGTTCCCCTTTCTGTTCGCCGTGATGTTCGGAGACTTCGGACACGGCTTTGTGATGTTCTTATTTGCTCTCTTGCTGGTGTTGAATGAAAACCATCCCAGACTGAAGCAGTCACAGGAG ATCATGCGCATGTTTTTCAACGGCCGCTACATCCTGCTGCTGATGGGGCTGTTCTCGGTGTACACGGGCCTCATCTACAACGACTGCTTCTCCAAGTCGGTCAACCTGTTCGGCTCCGGCTGGAACGTGTCCGCCATGTACAGCTCCAGCCACGGCCCGGCGGAGCGCAGGAGGACGGTGCTCTGGAA TGACTCCGTCGTCAGGCGCAGCAGGGTTTTGCAGTTGGACCCGAGTGTTCCTGGAGTGTTCCAAGGCCCTTACCCTCTTGGCATCGATCCC aTTTGGAACTTGGCCACAAACCGTCTCACTTTTCTAAactctttcaaaatgaaaatgtctgTGATTTTAGGAATTATTCACATGACTTTTGGAGTCATTCTGGGAATATTTAACCACTT GCATTTCCGGAAGAAGTTCAATATTTATTTGGTTTCCGTCCCGGAACTTCTCTTCATGCTCTGCATCTTCGGGTACCTCATCTTCATGATCGTCTATAAGTGGCTGGTGTACTCGGCCGAAACCTCCAGAGTTGCCCCGAGCATTCTGATCGAATTTATCAACATGTTTTTGTTCCCGGCTAGCGAAACAAACGGCCTGTACGCAGGGCAG GAGCACGTGCAGAGACTGCTGCTGGCCGTCACCGCGCTGTCTGTCCCCGTCCTCTTCCTAGGAAAACCGCTCTTCTTGTTGTGGTTGCACAACGGGCGCAGCTGCTTCGGAGTGAGCAGG AGTGGTTACACGCTTATAAGAAAAGACAGTGAGGAAGAGGTTTCTCTGCTGGGAAGCCAAGACATAGAAGAAGGAAATAACCAGATGGAAGATGGATGCAGAGAAATGACATGCGAAGAG TTTAATTTTGGAGAAATATTAATGACCCAAGTGATTCATTCCATCGAGTACTGCCTGGGATGCATCTCCAACACCGCTTCCTACCTGAGGCTCTGGGCTCTCAGTTTGGCTCACGCAC AGTTGTCCGACGTCCTGTGGACCATGCTGGTGCGTGTGGGCCTCCGAGTGGACACCACGTACGGagtcctgctgctgctgccggtTATCGCGCTCTTTGCGGTTTTGACAATTTTCATCCTTTTGATCATGGAAGGCCTTTCTGCATTTCTTCACGCCATACGCCTCCACTG ggtagaATTTCAGAACAAGTTCTACGTTGGTGCAGGCACCAAATTTGTTCCTTTCTCATTCAGACTGCTTTCGTCGAAATTCAGTGACGACGTGGCATGA